The following proteins come from a genomic window of Macadamia integrifolia cultivar HAES 741 chromosome 14, SCU_Mint_v3, whole genome shotgun sequence:
- the LOC122061207 gene encoding pentatricopeptide repeat-containing protein At5g48910-like, with translation MNSVYKLHTRLIKTGLHEDPLSLRQLLLSCVPLVPESLPYARSVFDLIPNPDTFSWNTLIRAHSRAFPSEALSLFYAMQRNGVSPDHFTFPFVLKACALLQRGQELHGLILKLGLNSDIYVMNALIHKFGCCGFVDVALKVFDEIPSKDLVSWSSLITCLANNGFGHEALAVFREMQVTTNLKPDEVTMVSLISTLSSLGALELGRWLHVFVYRNGFELTVLLGTSLVDMFSRCGSINEARRVFDEMPTKNVYTWTALINGLAVHGQSREALRMFYEMKNSGLQPDCVTFIGVLLACSHGGLVEYGWQVFESIKNEYDMEPMPEHYGCMVDLLGRAGMLTEAYEFLQKMPIRPNPILWRTLLGACAYHRNLELAKRVKEQISELDPNHDGDYVLLSNVYGGSGQWAEKAGVRKLMKVRMIEKKAGCSLIEVDQMIHEFVAGDNLHSQSKEIREFLCTITERLRVMGYVPDTSNVLFDIEEEEKEHNLNYHSEKLAVAFGLLNVGGRRTIRVMKNLRICQDCHSFMKLVSNVYCKDIIIRDRNRFHHFSKGICSCKDYW, from the coding sequence ATGAACAGTGTCTACAAGCTCCATACTCGCCTCATAAAAACCGGTCTTCACGaggaccctctctctctccgtcAGCTCCTCCTCTCCTGTGTCCCACTCGTTCCGGAGAGTTTACCTTATGCACGCTCCGTCTTCGACCTCATCCCAAACCCCGACACCTTTTCATGGAATACCCTCATCAGGGCTCACTCACGAGCTTTTCCCTCGGAAGCCCTCTCCCTCTTTTATGCGATGCAAAGGAATGGCGTCTCCCCAGACCACTTCACCTTTCCCTTTGTTCTCAAGGCCTGCGCTCTCCTGCAGAGAGGCCAAGAACTTCATGGTCTCATCTTAAAGCTGGGTCTTAATTCAGATATATATGTAATGAACGCTTTGATTCATAAGTTTGGTTGTTGTGGGTTTGTCGATGTTGCCCTGAAGGTGTTCGATGAAATTCCCAGTAAAGACTTGGTTTCTTGGTCTTCGCTAATCACTTGTCTTGCAAACAATGGTTTTGGACATGAGGCTTTGGCTGTTTTTCGAGAAATGCAGGTTACCACGAACTTAAAACCTGATGAGGTTACGATGGTTAGTCTGATATCCACGCTGTCGAGTTTAGGGGCCTTGGAATTGGGTAGATGGCTTCATGTTTTTGTATACAGAAATGGATTTGAACTTACGGTTCTGTTAGGTACCTCTTTAGTTGATATGTTCTCAAGATGTGGATCCATCAACGAGGCACGAAgagtgtttgatgaaatgccaaCAAAAAATGTTTACACGTGGACTGCATTGATTAATGGGCTTGCCGTGCATGGGCAGAGTAGAGAAGCACTGAGAATGTTTTATGAAATGAAGAATTCAGGGTTACAACCAGATTGTGTCACATTTATTGGAGTTTTACTGGCTTGTAGTCATGGGGGTCTTGTAGAGTATGGTTGGCAAGTTTTTGAGAGCATTAAAAATGAATATGATATGGAGCCAATGCCAGAGCACTATGGTTGTATGGTTGATCTACTTGGCCGTGCCGGCATGCTGACTGAAGCTTATGAGTTCCTACAGAAAATGCCAATTCGGCCAAATCCCATTCTGTGGAGGACTCTACTTGGAGCTTGTGCTTATCATCGTAATCTTGAGTTGGCGAAGCGAGTGAAGGAGCAGATATCTGAGCTTGATCCTAATCATGATGGTGATTATGTGCTTCTTTCAAATGTCTATGGTGGTTCTGGTCAATGGGCAGAGAAGGCAGGGGTAAGGAAATTAATGAAAGTGCGGATGATTGAAAAGAAAGCTGGCTGCAGTTTGATTGAGGTTGATCAGATGATTCATGAATTTGTTGCTGGGGACAATTTGCACTCCCAGTCTAAGGAGATTAGAGAATTCTTATGTACAATCACAGAAAGGTTGAGGGTCATGGGTTATGTCCCTGATACTTCTAATGTTTTATTCGAcattgaagaagaggagaaagaacacAATCTTAATTATCATAGTGAGAAATTAGCTGTTGCATTTGGGCTCCTTAATGTTGGTGGTAGAAGGACAATAAGGGTTATGAAGAATCTTCGGATTTGTCAAGATTGTCATTCTTTCATGAAGCTTGTCTCAAATGTTTATTGCAAAGATATCATTATTAGGGACCGAAACCGCTTCCATCATTTCAGCAAGGGAATCTGCTCTTGTAAGGATTATTGGTGA